In Natronococcus sp. AD-5, the genomic window TCGATGACCGACCGGATTCATAGCATCGATTCCTTACGCGCGATTGCTATCTTTTTCGTCGTCGTTGCCCATGCAAACCCCTTCAAGGGGATGGGGGCCGAAGGAAATGCGATTTACTTCGTGTTGGATACTATCGGCCAGTTCGACGTTCCGTTTTTCTTCATGGCGTCCGGCTATTTCCTCGCGACGAAACTCGCCACGAACGACCCTCGCTCATACATCCCGGCTACGGTCCGCAAACTGGCGTCAATCTATGTCTTCGGGATAGTGATTTACTTTCCAGTACTCGTCGCGTGGACCGCGAGAGGGGCGGTTCGTGCCGGAGACGACGTCTCCGGAACGCTTACGGCTCGACTGCTTGAAGCCTTCTCCCCGATCGGCCTGCTATACTACGGTGACTCGATCGCGTTTCATCTCTGGTTCTTGACGGCACTAATCTTCGCGATTTGTATTATCGCGGCGTTCGTCGCCGCTGACAAGACAGTCTATATCCTCCCGACTGCCGCACTGTTCCACGCCGTCGGCCTGGTTGCGGAGAACTACCCCATGATCGCCACGATCCCGCTTCAGACACGCGATGGGCTCTTTTTCGGGTTCTTCTACGTTGCCCTCGGATTTGCACTCCGGTCGTCCGACTGGTCGCCGCGGACAGATCGGCGTTGGCTCTATCTCGTCGGGTTAGCAGTGCTTGTCGCCGTGCAATTCGCCGAGCGGTACGCCGTAGGATATCTACTCTCGGATGCGACGTTCAGCCAGAGCGCGTTTGGGACACCCTACGCTGTGTCGACGGTGTTTCTCACGCTCGCTCTCTTTGCTGCTGCTCTGTCCTATCCCACGTGGACGAAGGGAACGCCGCTGCCGGAACTCGGAGAGTATGCCGTCGGCGTCTACATCCTCCACGTGCCGGTGTTGCGCGTACTCGAGATGATGAGTGAGGCGATCGCCGCAGTAGCCGGAGTCAGCTTGCAGGCGACGATCGCATGGCAGCTCCTCATCACTCCAGTCGTCTTCCTGACCGCCTTAGGACTCTATATCCGCGCCGGGAGGATCGGGCTCATCGATATTGGCGGGAGTCACACTCCATGGTTAGATCGACTGTGGAACAGAGTCGCGAGCGAGCAGACCATGGCTCCATCTTCGGCGGACTAAATACGATGAGACAACACCCTACCCCAAAAATCAGTATACAGAACGCCGAGACGACTCATATCGGTTCGTCTGAGAACACCAATCGTCACTGGAGACTGCTTTCAGCCGATCGGATCGCTGGGCCGCTACTCAGTGCGTATAGCAGACCGACTAACCCATCCCTGATCGAAATCCATCGCCAGTTCGGGGAAGACGACGAAGAAAGCACTGCAACGGGGGGAGGAGCGCAGCGACCCCTCGACTCGTTCGGGCCAGCGACTTTCGAGATCTATTCCTCGAATCCCTCGAGTTCACTCACATCAAGTTCGCCGTCGAGATATGCCTGACCAGCCTCCGTAAGTTGATAGAGGCCGGTGTCGACGGATTCGAGAAGTCCGGCATCAGTAAGCGTCCGGCATCGTTTGCTCACGTATTGCCGATCGTACTCGATGTTCGCTGCGAGCACTTTCGGAGAGACCTGGATCGGGTGCTCGTCGAAAAAGAGTATGATTTCGTAGTCGACGGGAGACATCCAGGGAACCCGCTCTACCATCTATTCACAATACCCCGCTCGCAGAACGGAAAAATCAGTACTATCCGCGAGAGGTCAAGCTACGTTCGTAGAGATGGCTAAACGACGTACGTAGTTAAACTTATGTCAGTAGAACGTATTGTTCTCGGTGCGGAAGCTGCATGTGACTCATTTAATCCAAGAGTCGCAGAATAGCGGACCGGTGTTTGGGCCACCGGATCCGCGCAAGCCTCCGTAACCTACCTACGGAAGCCATGACGAACGACGATTCGCGGGGTAATCAAAGCCCCGACCGACGGAACGCACCGCAATCCGATTACGGCCCCCTCCTCGAGCTGATCGACAGTCGCGCGACCACCATACTCGAGACCGTCGAGCACGACGCCGACCTCGAGCCCGAGACCCGACGGACGGCGAAACGCCATCCGCGCGAACTCGAGTGGGCACACCGGGCGCTCTGCGACGCACCCGAGCTACCGGTTGCGTCCCGAGAGGGACCGATGACGGTAATCCAGAGTCCGACGACGGCGGCCGTCGAGGCGGCACGCCAGCGGACGCGCGAGCGTGCGGCGATCGCGGACGCTCGAGAACCCAGGACGGACCGTCTGCACGAACCGCCAGAGAAGAACGGCTCTCGCGAGCAAAACGGCGAGTGAAGGCTTTCTCGAGCACGACGCTCGTGACACTCGCCTGCCGGGACAACAACCAGCGAACAAATCGCTCGACGACCGGTTCGGTTCCCAGGCGCCCGAACGGCTCGAGTCGATTCGGCCGGCCACGTCGGTTGGCGATGCAGCAGGAGACCAACTGCAATTGGACGGTCGCCAGCACCGGCGTCAGTTGCGGATGCGTCGGAGGATATGATCGGCGTCCCGGTCGTCTCTTGCGCGTCGGTCACCGCAGCGCCCGAAATATTGGGGTAAGCCGGATACACCCCACCCGATCGTCGGTGTTCACCCAGTTATCACTCGGGCCGGGGATTGATTGCCGGCCGCTCGCGGATCGCCACGCTGACCGGTCTCGTCCGTATGCTTATTGTGATCTAGTACCATACATAGCGTATGGAACGACGACGGTTCCTCGCCGCAACTGCGACCATCACAGCGATCGGGGTGGCTGGGTGTAGTGAGCCAGAAGACGAGGGCGATGACGGTGGTGGCGGGTACACCCTCACTGAACCGACACAGAAGGGCTCCCGGAACGATCCGCAGGTATGAGGTGAGAGCAGCCGTACTGAGTCCGCCTGGAAGCATCAGTAGAGACCGGCCTGTCTACTCTGGCGGTCGATGAGTGGTTCAGATAATTCAGTTCCGTCTACTGCCGCTCGATCGATGCAGTCCATCGCCGTCGAGTTCGGCTGGGTCTCCGTCGCGATTGAGAATAACTGATCGGGCGGCGCATTCGATCATCCCGTCTCTTCGCCGTTGCAGATCGGTAGTGAACGCATTTGAGACGGCGGGGCTCGGCCCACAGCACGTCACCGGGCGAAGCGAGGGTGAGCCGGTCTTCCCCGTCATCGGTGCTACCGAACGTCTCGGCGTACAGCGCGGTGGCTATTCGTGAACCCCCATCGCGGCGATCTGTTCCTGGTACCGGTTTCGGATGGTCACCTCGGTTACCTGGGCCACGTCGGCGACCTCCCGTTGGGTCCGTTTTTCGTTACAGAGGAGCGAGCCGGCATAGATCGCCGCGGCTGCGTAGCCGGTCGGTGATTTCCCCGATAACAGTCCCTGTTCGGCAGTGGTATCGATAATTTCGTTGACCTTCGTTTGTACCTCCGCGGAGACCTCCAGCTCGGAACAGAATCGAGGGACGTACTTCTTCGGGTTGACGGGCTCGAGCTCCAAGCCGAGTTCCTGGGCGATATACCGGTACGTGCGCCCGATCTCCTTGCGGTCGACGCGTGAGACCGCTGCGACCTCCTCCAGCGAGCGCGGGATCCCCTCCATGCGACAGGCTGCGTACAGCGTACTGGTGGCGACGCCCTCGATCGAGCGGCCCTGAATAAGGTCCTTTTCGAGCGTGCGTCGGTAGAGGACGCTGGCGACCTCTCGGACTGAACGGGGGATGCCGAGGCCGGAGGCCATTCGGTCGGTTTCGGAGAGTGCGAACTGCAGGTTCCGCTCGCCGGCATCCTTCGTTCGGATTCGGGTTTGCCATTTTCGCAGCCGGTTCATCTGATTCCGCTTGTCTGCGGAGAGCGAGCGGCCGTGGGCGTCTTTATCCTTCCAGTCGATCGCTGTCGTCAATCCCTTATCGTGCATCGTCTGCGTCGTCGGCGCGCCCACACGGGACTTGGTTTGCCGTTCCTGGTGGTTGAAGGCACGCCACTCCGGCCCCTGATCGATGCGCTCTTCCTCGAGGAGTAACCCGCAGTCCTCGCAACTGAGTTCGCTCTCATCCGGACTCCGGAGAAGCGCCCGCGATTCGCATTCAGGACAGGTTTGGACGCCCGTATCGGCATCTGTGTCGCGTTCCCGCTGATCGTCACGGTCTTTCTGGCGAGCTGGGCGTACCATTGATCGAGTAGACGGTCATCCCCCAGACGGTTAAATAACGGGTTCGATTTATGTAAGAATGCTATTCCTGACGGCCCGTCGATCGAGACCGTCGGCGGCAGGTAGCCGTCAAGGATGGACTCGTCGAAAAGGTCGTCGTACTTGCTCATGCGCGTCGAGTTCGATCGGGACTATGAGTGTGTCTACCCTCCGGAAACGGAGGCGACGTGTGTTCGTGGGTTTGCTCCGAGTGTTCTTCTTTTCAGATAACGAGATCTTCGCGGGGGTGGGTGTACTCGATCCCGACACGCAGGCGGACGTAAAAGACGACGTCGAACGGCTGAGCCAAGGCCCGCTGTCGCGACTCGACGACGAACTGTGATACGTCGGTCCTCGTCGATATCGATCGCGGTGGAGTCGACGACTGGGTGGTGAAAGCAGACGGCCAGTATGCACGCCATCGGCGGTAACTACGATGCTCGCCTCCCGAGTCGCGGGTCGGTTGACGTACTTTTGTGAGCGTCGCAACGATCACGGACGCACCTTACTGCTCACGATCACCCTCAGAAAGGTGCGCCGATACCGAATCGTCTGTCGATCAGGTCGCGACGCAGAACGACTCTAATTGGTGGGCTGGTTGTCTCGGCAATCCCCATCTGTACGGGTATCCAACCGAGGGAAACCGACCAGTAACAATACCTCGAACGAGCGTTCACTGCGCTAGAATCGATCGTGTATCGAGTCACCGATTGTATAGGAACGTTCGAACGAGGTCGAACAAACGGGGACGGTGATGAGGTTTCGTTACACAGCGGCCGTCTCGAAGCCCGTAGCCCACAGTTCTTGCTCGAGGTACCGACGCCGCACACGCGACGACCGCGACAGCGTCGGCTCGTAGCACGTCGTGAGTCCCACATCGATCGCTGAACGCAGTAGCCCGTCCAGCACACGCGAGTTCGTCATCGACCGACTCGTCCGGATCGGCCTCGAGGTGTACGTTCTCGGACTCGCCGTTGCGCTCGTCGTCGGGACGACCGTGGCTGTCGTCACCGGTTGGCACGCAAGCCGCTCTGCGACCCTCGCTTCGCTCGAGTCGTGACGACCACCCTACTTCTGCGGTACGTAGACGTTCCGTCGACTGGGATCGCTGCTCACCGTGCTCTCGGAGCGTCAGTGATGTACCGTGTTTTATCCCTACCTATCACCTCGAGCAGGTCGCGACCCCCCTTCGATGGCCTCGTACACGGGGAGCAAGCGGAACTGATTCGGGACTCGCCGGTTGGGATGCCGAGTCGGATGAACTCGACTCGCGGTTCGGGTCGAGACTTCTCAAGTCTTATCCCGCTTCCACGAGTATCTGTAT contains:
- a CDS encoding acyltransferase gives rise to the protein MTDRIHSIDSLRAIAIFFVVVAHANPFKGMGAEGNAIYFVLDTIGQFDVPFFFMASGYFLATKLATNDPRSYIPATVRKLASIYVFGIVIYFPVLVAWTARGAVRAGDDVSGTLTARLLEAFSPIGLLYYGDSIAFHLWFLTALIFAICIIAAFVAADKTVYILPTAALFHAVGLVAENYPMIATIPLQTRDGLFFGFFYVALGFALRSSDWSPRTDRRWLYLVGLAVLVAVQFAERYAVGYLLSDATFSQSAFGTPYAVSTVFLTLALFAAALSYPTWTKGTPLPELGEYAVGVYILHVPVLRVLEMMSEAIAAVAGVSLQATIAWQLLITPVVFLTALGLYIRAGRIGLIDIGGSHTPWLDRLWNRVASEQTMAPSSAD
- a CDS encoding MarR family transcriptional regulator codes for the protein MVERVPWMSPVDYEIILFFDEHPIQVSPKVLAANIEYDRQYVSKRCRTLTDAGLLESVDTGLYQLTEAGQAYLDGELDVSELEGFEE
- a CDS encoding transcription initiation factor IIB; protein product: MVRPARQKDRDDQRERDTDADTGVQTCPECESRALLRSPDESELSCEDCGLLLEEERIDQGPEWRAFNHQERQTKSRVGAPTTQTMHDKGLTTAIDWKDKDAHGRSLSADKRNQMNRLRKWQTRIRTKDAGERNLQFALSETDRMASGLGIPRSVREVASVLYRRTLEKDLIQGRSIEGVATSTLYAACRMEGIPRSLEEVAAVSRVDRKEIGRTYRYIAQELGLELEPVNPKKYVPRFCSELEVSAEVQTKVNEIIDTTAEQGLLSGKSPTGYAAAAIYAGSLLCNEKRTQREVADVAQVTEVTIRNRYQEQIAAMGVHE